One window from the genome of Leptospiraceae bacterium encodes:
- a CDS encoding Ppx/GppA family phosphatase, whose product MLSRPIAVIDIGTNSFHMIIAKKQKDQIEILDRERIVVRLGEGGGDYDYIKKEAEERAIQTLKHFKVIAQKHNAIIQAIATSAVREANNQQEFLRKVYQHTGIRIKVIPGQEEARLIYLGVLQAIPIFDKRALVIDIGGGSTEIILGYQAKPLFIRSLKLGAVRITERFFPKGIITEKNLKDAKNYIQNFIYDVYQEFINERLNFEIVVGSSGTLRTIKEILYEDSNSEIYFHQVKDLTEKLLKSDTSEKRQKKFKLDEKRADILPAGALILLTILENFKITKLSYSPFGLREGVIYEILFRKSKKTELREIRRNSCIKLLRKFQQEIPEATSKVSLEIVKQLGKYYPELLSHKEYLEYASLLHNIGISIAHNAHHKHSYYIITNTEHLLGFTTKELQFIATIARYHRKANPDRKHLEMKLLTPFEQNLVEFYAGILRISIGLTRIPCETKIEIQMENQVCRFLVQSDDLEVCRLLCDMASMRKELLEIKLNRKIEFQPIELVVSYPSKITIPMLY is encoded by the coding sequence ATGTTGTCAAGACCCATTGCAGTGATTGATATAGGCACGAATTCATTTCATATGATCATAGCTAAAAAACAAAAGGATCAAATAGAAATCTTAGATCGAGAGAGAATAGTTGTTCGATTAGGAGAGGGAGGAGGAGATTATGACTACATAAAAAAAGAAGCTGAAGAAAGAGCCATACAAACACTAAAGCATTTTAAAGTGATTGCTCAGAAACATAATGCCATCATCCAAGCAATTGCAACCTCAGCAGTAAGAGAAGCAAATAATCAGCAGGAATTTCTTAGAAAGGTTTATCAACACACAGGAATAAGAATAAAAGTCATCCCTGGACAAGAAGAAGCTCGATTGATCTATTTGGGTGTATTACAAGCTATTCCTATATTTGATAAAAGAGCTTTAGTGATCGATATTGGTGGTGGTTCAACGGAAATCATATTGGGATATCAAGCAAAACCTCTTTTCATTCGGTCTTTGAAGTTAGGGGCTGTTCGCATCACAGAACGTTTTTTCCCTAAAGGAATCATCACTGAAAAAAATTTAAAAGATGCCAAAAACTACATCCAAAATTTCATTTACGATGTTTATCAAGAGTTTATAAATGAAAGGTTAAACTTCGAGATCGTTGTAGGTTCTTCTGGAACCTTAAGAACCATAAAAGAAATTCTTTACGAAGATTCAAATTCAGAAATCTATTTTCATCAAGTCAAAGATCTCACAGAAAAATTACTCAAAAGCGATACATCAGAAAAAAGACAAAAGAAATTCAAACTTGATGAAAAAAGAGCTGACATCTTACCAGCTGGAGCTCTAATACTTCTCACAATCTTAGAAAATTTTAAGATCACAAAACTTTCCTATTCACCTTTTGGATTAAGAGAAGGAGTGATTTACGAAATCCTTTTTCGAAAAAGTAAAAAAACAGAATTAAGAGAAATTCGAAGAAATTCCTGTATCAAACTTCTAAGAAAATTTCAACAAGAAATTCCCGAAGCAACATCAAAAGTCAGTTTAGAAATCGTAAAGCAATTAGGAAAATACTATCCAGAATTATTATCCCACAAAGAATATTTAGAATATGCTTCCTTACTTCATAACATTGGAATTTCGATAGCTCATAATGCTCACCACAAACATAGTTATTATATCATCACTAATACAGAGCATTTATTAGGTTTCACAACCAAAGAGTTACAATTCATTGCTACGATTGCAAGGTATCATCGAAAAGCTAATCCTGATAGAAAACATTTAGAAATGAAGCTTCTTACACCTTTCGAGCAAAATTTGGTAGAATTTTATGCAGGTATCTTACGGATTTCGATTGGACTTACTCGGATCCCATGTGAAACAAAAATAGAAATACAAATGGAAAATCAAGTTTGTCGTTTTCTTGTCCAGTCAGACGATTTGGAAGTATGTCGCTTACTTTGCGATATGGCGAGCATGCGAAAGGAACTCTTAGAAATCAAACTCAATCGTAAAATTGAATTTCAACCTATAGAATTAGTTGTGAGTTATCCCTCGAAAATTACTATTCCAATGCTATATTGA
- a CDS encoding glycosyltransferase translates to MLKILHLNPTKTWRGGEQQTLYLAKYLQNQKEVEQILAGTYHSELQKECQKRNIPYKSFPFWNELDVYSSYKLAEFLIKNQIQILHCHTAKAHSLGLLTKWFCEKKKYPIKLIISRRVDFSFKRTSFFHQISRWKYHSNLIDCYIAISEKVKSVLISDGIDPQKIEVIYSGIDLERYKKSTKTSKETLKKEFQITDEIIIGNVAALVDHKDHETLILAASILKSQPLPKWKIIIVGDGEKKRDLQTLIRRHQLENEIILAGFRKNVFDFYQLFDIFAMSSKEEGLGTSILDAMVFGLPIVATNGGGIPEIVQHQKGGFISPIRDSQKFATHLKELILKPSIRKKMGRFNQDFVKNFDYRITGEKTLNLYKRLWQE, encoded by the coding sequence ATGCTAAAAATTCTACACCTAAACCCTACAAAGACCTGGAGAGGAGGCGAGCAACAAACCCTGTATTTAGCCAAATACCTTCAAAACCAAAAAGAAGTCGAACAAATCCTTGCAGGAACATATCATTCAGAATTACAAAAAGAATGTCAAAAACGAAATATCCCCTACAAAAGTTTTCCTTTTTGGAATGAACTCGATGTTTACTCAAGCTATAAGTTAGCAGAATTCCTAATAAAAAACCAAATTCAAATTCTCCATTGCCATACGGCAAAAGCCCACTCTTTGGGACTTCTCACAAAGTGGTTTTGCGAAAAAAAGAAATATCCCATCAAATTGATTATCTCAAGAAGAGTTGATTTTTCTTTTAAGAGAACTTCATTCTTTCATCAAATTTCTCGTTGGAAGTATCATTCAAACCTTATCGATTGTTATATTGCTATTTCTGAAAAAGTAAAATCTGTTTTGATTAGTGATGGGATCGATCCTCAAAAGATAGAGGTGATCTACTCAGGCATTGATTTGGAAAGATATAAGAAATCTACCAAAACTTCAAAAGAAACCCTAAAAAAAGAATTCCAGATCACAGACGAAATCATCATTGGGAATGTAGCTGCATTAGTGGATCACAAAGATCATGAAACCTTAATCTTAGCGGCATCAATCTTAAAATCTCAACCTCTACCAAAATGGAAAATTATCATTGTTGGTGATGGAGAAAAAAAACGGGATTTACAAACACTCATACGAAGACATCAACTCGAAAACGAAATAATTTTAGCAGGATTTAGAAAGAACGTGTTTGATTTTTACCAACTTTTTGATATCTTTGCTATGAGCTCAAAAGAAGAAGGATTAGGAACTTCAATTTTGGATGCCATGGTTTTTGGACTACCGATTGTAGCAACTAATGGCGGAGGCATTCCAGAAATTGTCCAACACCAAAAAGGAGGATTTATATCCCCCATACGAGACTCTCAGAAATTCGCTACTCATTTGAAAGAATTAATACTTAAACCATCAATCCGAAAAAAGATGGGAAGGTTCAATCAGGATTTTGTCAAAAATTTTGATTATCGAATCACAGGAGAAAAAACCCTCAATCTCTATAAACGTTTATGGCAGGAATAA
- a CDS encoding LOG family protein, protein MSSRIFLNNREAKKRRPPLAFENLEFLFSEEARPIRILAEYLYPLKKFKEFGITDTIIFYGSARIPSPEEVEKHKGSKIVELVKYYDEARELARQITLWSKNVAKKHKRRFIICSGGGPGIMEASNRGAHDAGGISIGLNIELPEEQLPNPYITHELNFDFHYFFTRKFWFLYYARVLIAFPGGFGTLDELFETLTLQQTKNIKNVVPVLLYGKDFWNRLIDFDFLVEYGLISPEDKLLFEVVDSVEEAYQKVISILEKNL, encoded by the coding sequence ATGAGTAGTAGAATTTTCTTGAATAACAGAGAAGCCAAAAAAAGACGTCCTCCTCTTGCTTTTGAAAATTTAGAATTTTTGTTTAGTGAAGAAGCAAGACCCATAAGGATTTTAGCTGAGTATCTTTATCCTTTAAAGAAATTTAAAGAATTTGGTATCACGGATACGATTATTTTTTATGGTTCTGCAAGAATACCTTCACCTGAAGAAGTAGAAAAACATAAAGGTTCAAAGATAGTGGAATTAGTAAAGTATTACGATGAAGCAAGAGAATTAGCAAGACAAATTACTCTTTGGTCCAAAAACGTTGCAAAAAAACATAAAAGGAGATTTATCATCTGTAGTGGTGGAGGACCAGGAATCATGGAAGCATCTAATCGTGGTGCACATGATGCTGGTGGTATAAGCATTGGGCTCAACATTGAACTCCCCGAAGAACAGCTACCTAATCCATATATTACTCATGAGTTGAACTTTGATTTTCATTATTTTTTTACAAGAAAGTTCTGGTTTTTGTATTACGCACGGGTTCTGATTGCTTTTCCTGGAGGTTTTGGAACCTTAGATGAACTATTCGAAACATTAACTTTACAACAAACAAAAAATATTAAAAACGTAGTTCCAGTTTTACTTTATGGAAAAGATTTTTGGAATCGCTTGATTGATTTTGATTTTTTAGTGGAATATGGATTAATTTCACCTGAAGATAAGCTCTTATTCGAAGTCGTAGACTCAGTAGAAGAAGCTTATCAGAAAGTGATTTCGATTTTAGAAAAAAATTTATAA
- a CDS encoding prolyl oligopeptidase family serine peptidase: MRFKFFILLFLVATHLELQSKECYSKEVIQTFEKNINQNPIQTLKEYRVYTVDLQGVFVDVYLPSKLNETCYKILLVLPGWKFHRKRWFLETRLLDFMEKNSYMAIAPEMGVSVYESIYFPETKLKWNKKPGMVFLENDVLGFFQKHDLLKEGFLNFALGLSTGGRGVVLLASRNPGLFTAVSSLSGDFDQTITPKDNLMRLTYGEYEKFPERWKTIDNPIWIIQNRGWKTPLYLGHGKEDKVVSYLHSQHFYDFLKKHHPEIPIEFHLKAQHKHDFLYWDSELENVFLFFEKISSKKN, encoded by the coding sequence GTGAGGTTTAAATTTTTCATTTTGCTGTTTTTAGTAGCAACCCATTTGGAACTCCAATCAAAAGAATGCTATTCAAAAGAAGTGATTCAAACTTTTGAAAAAAACATAAATCAAAACCCTATCCAAACCTTAAAAGAATATCGAGTCTATACGGTAGACCTTCAAGGTGTTTTCGTAGATGTTTATCTTCCCTCAAAGCTAAACGAGACTTGCTATAAGATACTTTTGGTTCTACCGGGATGGAAATTTCACCGAAAACGCTGGTTTTTAGAAACAAGATTACTGGATTTTATGGAAAAGAATTCGTATATGGCGATTGCACCAGAGATGGGTGTGAGTGTGTATGAGTCTATTTATTTCCCCGAAACCAAACTCAAATGGAACAAAAAACCGGGCATGGTCTTTTTGGAGAATGATGTTCTTGGATTTTTTCAAAAACATGACCTTTTAAAAGAAGGCTTTTTGAATTTTGCTTTGGGGCTTTCTACGGGGGGTAGAGGGGTTGTCCTTTTGGCTTCGCGAAATCCTGGATTGTTTACGGCAGTATCTTCACTTTCAGGAGATTTTGATCAGACGATAACTCCCAAAGACAACCTCATGAGGCTTACTTATGGAGAATACGAAAAATTTCCTGAAAGATGGAAAACAATCGATAACCCTATTTGGATCATCCAAAATCGAGGTTGGAAAACCCCCTTATATTTGGGGCATGGAAAAGAAGATAAAGTGGTTTCATATCTTCATTCTCAGCATTTCTACGATTTTTTGAAGAAACATCACCCAGAAATTCCCATAGAGTTTCATTTAAAAGCACAACATAAACATGATTTTCTTTACTGGGACTCTGAATTAGAAAATGTGTTTTTGTTTTTTGAAAAAATCAGTTCAAAGAAAAACTAA
- a CDS encoding Spx/MgsR family RNA polymerase-binding regulatory protein, producing the protein MFAVMIEFYGYKKCQTSNKIESYLKNKNIEYQFIDILEKPPSKTLLQTIMKEKQIEPKAFINNCSAPYREMKLKDKLPTMNKDEVLKLLIENPKLFKRPLVVDKTNKKYTIGNEALKEF; encoded by the coding sequence ATGTTTGCAGTTATGATTGAGTTCTACGGTTATAAGAAATGTCAAACTAGTAATAAAATTGAATCCTACCTAAAAAACAAAAACATTGAATACCAATTTATTGACATCTTAGAAAAACCTCCCTCAAAAACTTTACTTCAAACCATCATGAAGGAAAAACAAATCGAACCAAAAGCCTTCATCAACAATTGTAGCGCCCCATATAGAGAAATGAAACTCAAAGATAAATTACCAACTATGAATAAAGATGAAGTTTTGAAGCTCTTAATAGAAAATCCAAAACTTTTTAAAAGACCTTTGGTAGTAGATAAAACCAACAAAAAATATACAATTGGAAATGAAGCCCTAAAAGAGTTTTAG
- the htpG gene encoding molecular chaperone HtpG, protein METSYEKGKIGIHTENLLPIIKKWLYSEKEIFIRELISNAYDAIEKLKKVMMYENIYQPDKLDFAIEVKFDKLKKTLHFIDNGIGMTKEEVEKYIAQIAFSGAQEFAQKYLKDQSSVDFIGHFGLGFYSSFIVSKKVEIQTRSYREDAEPVYWASEGNDEYLIGKGTREDRGTEVILHLDDDAADEYLDNVKLQNYIRRYCDFFSVPIKLEGLQVNYQKPLWLKKPIETQKEEYISFYKYLYPFDEQPLFYIHLNTDYPFRLQGILYFPKIRHEMDWNQNNVKIFCKQVFVTDEAQEIIPKFLVALKGVLDLPELPLNVSRSYIQQDPEVKKISSHIVKKVADRIVEECKQRREEYEKIWKDISLFVKYGMLEDAKFYEDAKEALLFEVISSENLDKRTYKTLKEYQDKNKEKTENKIYYATDLKSQGPAIRLLLKQGIEVIYLDRLMDAHFMSFLELKESNIHFVRVDSEVSQHAIDNETRLFDQDQKTNKDRVEDLFRKALNNTKIIVRAESLKTEEFPAMIILPETYRRVNELAFLYGEKDRFTIPENHTLLLNLKNPLIQYLSKPDLITVDGNEINPKKLELAKQIYNLTRISQALVSPEEMQSFAKELFSFIEKNFK, encoded by the coding sequence ATGGAAACTTCTTACGAAAAAGGAAAAATCGGGATTCACACAGAGAATTTACTTCCTATCATCAAAAAGTGGTTATACTCTGAAAAAGAAATTTTTATTCGCGAGCTTATTTCAAATGCTTATGATGCCATTGAGAAATTAAAAAAAGTCATGATGTATGAAAACATTTACCAACCAGATAAGTTGGATTTTGCCATAGAAGTCAAATTCGATAAACTGAAAAAAACTCTACACTTCATTGATAACGGCATTGGAATGACCAAAGAAGAAGTTGAAAAATACATTGCTCAAATTGCTTTCTCAGGCGCTCAAGAGTTTGCTCAGAAATATCTAAAAGATCAATCATCTGTTGATTTTATTGGGCACTTTGGATTAGGGTTTTATTCTTCGTTCATAGTTAGCAAAAAAGTAGAAATCCAAACGAGAAGTTATAGAGAAGATGCTGAACCAGTTTATTGGGCAAGTGAAGGAAATGATGAATACTTGATCGGGAAAGGCACAAGGGAAGATCGAGGGACAGAAGTAATCCTTCATTTAGATGATGATGCTGCTGATGAATACTTAGATAATGTAAAGCTACAAAACTACATCCGCAGATATTGTGATTTCTTTTCCGTTCCTATAAAACTAGAAGGATTACAGGTGAATTACCAAAAACCATTATGGCTAAAAAAACCCATTGAAACCCAGAAAGAAGAATATATAAGTTTTTATAAATACTTATATCCTTTTGATGAACAACCCCTGTTTTATATTCATTTAAATACTGATTATCCTTTCCGACTTCAAGGTATTTTGTATTTCCCCAAAATACGTCACGAAATGGATTGGAACCAGAACAACGTAAAAATTTTCTGCAAACAAGTTTTTGTTACAGACGAAGCACAAGAAATCATCCCCAAATTCCTTGTAGCATTGAAGGGTGTTTTGGATTTACCAGAGCTACCTTTGAATGTTTCTCGCTCTTATATTCAACAGGACCCAGAAGTAAAAAAGATTTCATCCCACATAGTAAAAAAAGTCGCTGATCGAATCGTAGAGGAATGTAAACAACGCCGTGAAGAATACGAAAAAATCTGGAAGGACATTTCCTTGTTCGTTAAGTATGGGATGTTAGAAGATGCAAAATTTTATGAAGATGCAAAAGAAGCATTGCTATTTGAAGTAATATCGAGTGAAAATTTGGACAAAAGAACCTATAAAACTTTAAAAGAATATCAAGACAAAAACAAAGAAAAAACAGAAAACAAAATCTACTATGCAACGGATCTGAAGTCTCAAGGACCTGCCATCCGACTTTTACTGAAACAAGGCATCGAAGTGATTTATCTGGATCGATTGATGGATGCTCACTTTATGTCATTTTTAGAGCTCAAAGAATCCAACATTCATTTTGTTCGTGTTGATTCAGAAGTTTCACAACATGCCATCGATAATGAAACAAGGCTATTCGATCAAGATCAAAAAACAAACAAAGACAGAGTAGAAGATCTTTTCCGCAAAGCCCTAAATAATACAAAAATTATCGTTCGTGCAGAAAGTTTAAAGACTGAAGAATTTCCCGCTATGATCATTCTACCCGAAACCTATCGTAGAGTAAATGAACTTGCTTTTCTCTACGGAGAGAAAGATCGTTTTACTATTCCCGAAAATCACACTTTACTTTTGAACTTGAAGAATCCTTTAATCCAATATCTAAGTAAGCCTGATTTGATTACTGTTGATGGAAATGAAATCAATCCCAAAAAATTAGAATTAGCAAAGCAAATCTACAATTTAACAAGAATTTCACAAGCATTGGTTTCTCCAGAAGAAATGCAAAGCTTCGCAAAAGAACTCTTTTCATTCATTGAAAAGAATTTTAAATGA
- a CDS encoding adenosine kinase, producing the protein MYLNTLYDLLRKNENAYDVFGIGNAIVDLLVFVDDEFVESHQLPKGHMKLSTSEEQAKLLFDLEKFSIHMASGGSAANTMISIANIGGKTFFTGKIAKDPNGEFYRVNLKEAGVEFDVHPIEETEGSTATCIVLITPDAERTMSTHLGVSILLHENDIQEEIIKKSKMVYIEGYLWLNPITKQAALKTIEIAKMHQVPVSFTFSDGFVVAQFREEFEEKIKNHDFDVVFMNADEIQSFFAMEDYQKCLHELSKFDNLFFVTNSEKGANVVYKNTIIPVSGFPVKALDTTGAGDYFAGGTLFGLTRLKTPEQSAKWGNYLASKVVQVQGARLDKIYKDEITKIKV; encoded by the coding sequence ATGTATTTAAATACCCTTTATGATTTATTACGAAAAAATGAGAATGCATATGATGTCTTTGGGATTGGGAATGCGATTGTGGATTTATTGGTTTTCGTTGATGATGAATTTGTAGAAAGTCATCAACTTCCCAAAGGTCATATGAAGCTTTCTACTTCTGAAGAACAGGCAAAACTATTATTTGATTTAGAAAAATTTTCTATTCACATGGCATCAGGTGGTTCAGCCGCAAACACGATGATTAGCATTGCAAACATCGGAGGGAAAACTTTTTTTACAGGAAAAATAGCAAAAGATCCAAATGGAGAATTTTATCGTGTAAACCTCAAAGAAGCTGGAGTTGAATTTGACGTTCATCCCATAGAAGAAACCGAAGGCTCCACAGCCACATGCATTGTCTTAATCACTCCAGATGCTGAAAGAACCATGTCTACCCATTTGGGAGTTTCTATTTTACTTCATGAAAACGACATCCAAGAAGAAATCATCAAAAAATCAAAAATGGTTTACATAGAAGGTTATCTTTGGTTAAATCCTATTACAAAACAAGCTGCACTCAAAACTATTGAAATCGCAAAGATGCATCAAGTTCCTGTAAGCTTTACTTTTTCAGATGGGTTTGTTGTTGCTCAATTTCGTGAGGAATTCGAAGAAAAAATCAAAAATCATGATTTTGATGTAGTGTTTATGAATGCAGATGAAATTCAATCGTTTTTTGCTATGGAAGATTACCAAAAATGTCTTCATGAGCTAAGCAAATTTGATAATTTATTTTTTGTTACAAATAGCGAAAAAGGAGCAAACGTAGTCTATAAAAACACAATCATTCCAGTAAGTGGTTTTCCCGTAAAAGCTTTAGATACAACGGGAGCTGGTGACTACTTTGCTGGGGGAACCCTTTTTGGTTTAACACGTTTAAAGACACCCGAACAATCAGCCAAATGGGGAAATTACTTAGCATCAAAAGTGGTTCAAGTTCAAGGTGCTCGCTTAGATAAAATCTACAAAGACGAAATCACAAAAATCAAAGTATAA
- a CDS encoding NUDIX hydrolase → MNEKFQISLKLLLWDKNFFLYLRDSITKAGDLPGGRIVSKNEFFNWLESLKREIQEELGHEIQYEIQPNPVFVFPHIVLKEGVEAVAVLYEGKYLGGRIRLSSEHLEYRWLHKHEDLSKYFTSTFLKGLQDYFRLKKSEV, encoded by the coding sequence ATGAATGAAAAATTTCAAATCAGTTTAAAGTTACTTCTTTGGGATAAAAATTTTTTTTTGTATCTTCGAGATTCCATCACAAAAGCTGGAGATCTTCCTGGCGGAAGAATCGTAAGTAAAAATGAATTTTTCAACTGGCTAGAATCTCTAAAAAGAGAAATCCAAGAAGAGTTGGGTCATGAAATCCAATACGAAATCCAACCTAATCCCGTTTTTGTTTTTCCACACATTGTTTTGAAGGAAGGTGTTGAAGCAGTAGCAGTATTGTATGAAGGTAAATACTTAGGTGGTAGAATCCGTCTTTCTTCCGAGCATTTGGAATATCGCTGGCTTCATAAACACGAAGATTTATCGAAATACTTCACAAGCACATTTTTAAAGGGTTTGCAGGATTATTTCCGATTAAAGAAAAGTGAGGTTTAA
- the acpS gene encoding holo-ACP synthase, protein MIIGIGVDIVEHHQIRRIYEKYKDKFLERYFNTGEIEYSLSKRDPIPHISARFAVKEATIKALNIKDRIGLYYKEIEIAGKNFGKKELKLKGKILEIANEKNIKKYHFSLTHSDQYSIGIVIFEG, encoded by the coding sequence ATGATTATCGGAATAGGAGTTGACATAGTCGAACATCATCAAATCCGTAGGATTTACGAAAAATACAAAGATAAATTTTTAGAAAGATATTTTAATACTGGCGAAATTGAATATTCTTTGAGCAAACGGGATCCAATACCTCATATCTCTGCCCGATTTGCAGTAAAAGAAGCAACCATCAAAGCTTTAAACATCAAAGATCGGATTGGACTATACTACAAAGAAATTGAGATTGCAGGCAAAAATTTTGGAAAAAAAGAATTAAAACTCAAAGGAAAAATCCTTGAGATAGCCAATGAGAAAAACATCAAGAAGTATCATTTTTCATTAACTCACTCAGATCAATATAGCATTGGAATAGTAATTTTCGAGGGATAA
- a CDS encoding ATP-binding protein: MYFQNDHTIEELQEQIKKLQREKQELIEELNYIKESPYLQKSISHLSYKAIIDREEVMQNEMGKRINEKYGTMYEIKTQAYRLAHLVGIDPISVRIMVTEAIQNAIEHGYGKYVIVKIDIYNDVINPYISCSFKHEMPEGKTYTLKDIEENALKGDVTSEYFDFESSRGRGEFLMKELTDERRIINGIEINPDGRKVRYFNRILIKYKDPSGPREKVTFSEIKKEIDRLDIDDVVCYFHIHHVGAEPIAVTIATLKSNAQKVAELMREKGYQIIEEEPYYRTVFVTYKKEQKIDRDELLALFQKIRYIVQQEINVKLPLA; this comes from the coding sequence ATGTATTTTCAAAACGACCACACAATTGAAGAACTACAAGAGCAAATCAAGAAACTACAACGGGAAAAGCAAGAGTTGATTGAAGAATTAAATTACATAAAAGAATCCCCATACCTTCAAAAATCCATAAGTCACTTGTCATATAAAGCAATCATAGATAGAGAAGAGGTTATGCAAAATGAGATGGGGAAACGCATCAATGAAAAATATGGAACGATGTATGAAATCAAAACTCAAGCTTATCGCTTAGCTCACCTTGTTGGGATAGATCCTATTTCTGTTAGAATCATGGTTACAGAGGCTATTCAAAATGCAATTGAACACGGATACGGAAAATATGTAATTGTTAAAATCGATATCTATAATGATGTTATAAATCCTTACATATCTTGTAGTTTCAAGCATGAGATGCCAGAAGGAAAAACCTATACCCTCAAGGATATCGAAGAAAATGCTTTAAAAGGAGATGTTACTTCTGAATATTTTGACTTTGAAAGCAGCAGAGGTCGCGGAGAGTTCTTAATGAAAGAACTCACTGATGAAAGAAGAATCATCAATGGTATCGAAATCAATCCTGATGGAAGAAAAGTTCGATACTTCAATCGGATTTTAATTAAATATAAGGACCCCTCTGGACCGAGAGAGAAGGTTACTTTTTCAGAAATTAAAAAAGAAATTGATCGATTAGACATAGATGATGTTGTTTGTTATTTTCACATTCATCATGTTGGAGCTGAGCCAATAGCAGTAACAATAGCAACACTAAAGTCAAATGCCCAAAAAGTAGCAGAACTCATGAGGGAAAAGGGTTATCAAATCATCGAAGAAGAACCTTATTATCGAACCGTTTTTGTTACTTACAAAAAAGAACAAAAAATTGATAGGGATGAGTTATTGGCTTTATTTCAGAAGATACGATATATAGTTCAGCAAGAAATCAACGTTAAGTTGCCTCTTGCTTGA
- a CDS encoding glycosyl transferase family 8, translated as MKKKKKYLIATASDRKYGDFLVEHWLYSLWENVRLSKIQILVLDYGLSKAQRFYLEKHKILVHSCTRDGHVVNLRFRDLYSFLKIHPYEQILMCDSGDLIFQDDISFLFEEHIDEYRAVCEDLAPLFDYFIKTDYFYKEDIDELKETLILKKMINAGFIIAPYKKMLHLCEVLVSKTKDKHQFGPDQILINYVLHKEGFVELPTKYNFIPVTCLEEFYIKDGFFYNKKGQKIPVVHNAGNLNFFRSIENFGYNSHHNQIKEDILKGLRTFYTYMHLLEKPKKEFFLVSKKIEDFISKTLKAIDIEEQKSQFFQLLKLIEKTQKKTGT; from the coding sequence ATGAAAAAGAAAAAAAAGTATCTAATCGCAACAGCAAGTGATAGAAAATACGGGGATTTTCTCGTAGAACATTGGCTTTATTCTTTATGGGAAAATGTTCGATTAAGTAAAATCCAAATTTTGGTTTTAGATTATGGTTTATCAAAAGCCCAAAGGTTTTATTTAGAAAAACACAAAATACTTGTCCACTCTTGCACAAGAGATGGACATGTTGTGAATTTGCGTTTTCGTGATCTCTATTCATTTCTTAAGATTCATCCCTATGAGCAAATCTTGATGTGTGATAGCGGGGATTTGATTTTTCAAGATGATATTTCGTTTTTGTTCGAAGAACATATAGACGAATACAGAGCTGTTTGTGAAGATTTAGCCCCACTTTTTGATTATTTCATTAAAACTGATTATTTCTACAAAGAAGATATAGATGAATTAAAAGAAACATTGATTTTAAAAAAAATGATCAATGCAGGTTTTATAATAGCACCTTACAAAAAGATGCTACATCTATGTGAGGTTCTTGTTTCAAAAACAAAAGATAAACATCAATTCGGTCCTGATCAAATTTTGATTAATTATGTCCTCCATAAAGAAGGTTTTGTAGAGCTACCTACAAAATATAATTTTATTCCTGTAACTTGCTTGGAAGAGTTTTATATCAAAGATGGGTTTTTTTACAACAAAAAAGGACAAAAAATACCCGTTGTTCATAATGCAGGAAATTTGAATTTTTTTCGTTCGATTGAAAATTTTGGTTATAACTCCCATCACAATCAAATCAAAGAAGACATCTTAAAAGGATTAAGAACCTTTTATACCTATATGCACCTTTTAGAAAAGCCAAAGAAAGAGTTTTTTTTAGTCTCAAAAAAAATAGAAGATTTTATTTCTAAAACCCTAAAAGCAATCGATATCGAAGAACAAAAGTCACAGTTTTTTCAATTACTCAAACTCATTGAGAAAACACAAAAAAAAACAGGGACATAA